The proteins below come from a single Pieris brassicae chromosome 1, ilPieBrab1.1, whole genome shotgun sequence genomic window:
- the LOC123713467 gene encoding uncharacterized protein LOC123713467, whose translation MGLPRLETCCFIFDLKTGNIIMGSLSAFGSFAMFVAMIVEACTLEPYKEMAAEEEDYNAEATITGLYAMSIILVLMFLFKLCTDIVFIYGVIMEKASIIRAYFVMWIVFFLLSMFTFFLNAPHYNAGTICIEVFYISLNVYAILLCNSFYKELNCREEV comes from the exons ATGGGATTACCACGCTTAGAGACctgttgttttatatttgatttgaaGACTGGCAACATTATAATGGGAAGTTTGAGTGcg TTTGGTTCGTTCGCGATGTTCGTAGCAATGATTGTGGAAGCTTGTACCCTGGAGCCGTATAAAGAAATGGCCGCTGAAGAAGAAGATTACAACGCTGAGGCAACAATCACTGGATTGTATGCGATGTCAATAATTTTAGTACTTATGTTTCTGTTTAAACTTTGCACCGATATCGTTTTCATTTATGGAGTTATTATG gaaAAAGCGTCGATTATCCGAGCCTATTTTGTGATGTGGATTGTCTTCTTTCTGTTGTCGATGTTCACATTCTTCCTGAATGCTCCACATTACAATGCTGGAACTATATGTATAGAAGTGTTTTATATCA GTCTCAACGTCTACGCTATTCTGCTATGCAACAGCTTTTACAAAGAACTGAACTGTCGGGAAGAAGTGTAA